A stretch of the Jeotgalibacillus haloalkalitolerans genome encodes the following:
- a CDS encoding YecA family protein: MQEIGRNEPCPCGSGKKYKKCCANKVVNIETILVKEQMDLQLGFLNEAMAPKQSSFKKDYEYVLQEVQEVFNEPQFLTVFLTYLFGLHGQPSSWEQFLEERTPSVERPRLKELLENWQKPKPVVAEVTEMEELTRKVVMKDLITGETYEVTIPDFHSWAPIDYMFTLLLPFEDKWVPYGFMFPSVYTKSEAAGLKSRVEKLAEDRSEWVSTEGVVEVIRALVGREQAEDNGEWIDQMTASLSSDQQKEALHELKAFWDQRDEDLSLFACHIASAYFAEHGAKVRKPATYLATFSYLMAQHATELPMTQKEAGEAFDVTASSVSSAARKVEEWFVGELEELKKQS; this comes from the coding sequence ATGCAGGAAATTGGACGTAATGAACCGTGCCCATGCGGCAGCGGTAAGAAATATAAAAAATGCTGTGCAAATAAAGTAGTAAATATTGAAACCATTTTAGTGAAGGAGCAGATGGACCTTCAGCTTGGTTTCTTAAATGAAGCGATGGCGCCAAAGCAGTCTTCGTTTAAAAAGGATTATGAATATGTGCTTCAGGAAGTCCAGGAAGTGTTCAATGAGCCTCAATTCCTGACTGTATTCCTGACTTATCTTTTCGGGCTGCACGGTCAGCCGTCAAGCTGGGAGCAGTTCCTGGAGGAGCGTACGCCTTCAGTGGAGCGTCCACGCCTGAAAGAATTGCTTGAAAACTGGCAGAAGCCTAAACCGGTTGTGGCAGAAGTGACTGAAATGGAAGAGCTGACGCGTAAAGTGGTAATGAAGGACCTGATCACTGGCGAAACATATGAAGTGACGATTCCCGACTTCCATTCATGGGCACCGATTGATTACATGTTTACACTCCTTCTTCCGTTTGAAGATAAGTGGGTGCCATACGGATTTATGTTCCCGTCAGTATACACGAAAAGTGAAGCAGCTGGGCTGAAATCACGCGTGGAAAAGCTGGCTGAAGACCGCAGCGAGTGGGTTTCAACAGAAGGTGTCGTTGAAGTTATCCGCGCACTGGTTGGCCGTGAACAGGCTGAGGACAACGGTGAATGGATTGACCAGATGACAGCATCACTTTCATCTGATCAGCAAAAAGAAGCACTTCACGAGCTGAAAGCATTCTGGGATCAGCGTGATGAGGACCTTTCCCTATTCGCTTGCCATATCGCCTCAGCTTATTTTGCAGAACATGGGGCAAAAGTGAGAAAGCCCGCGACTTACCTTGCAACCTTCTCTTACTTAATGGCGCAGCATGCAACTGAGCTGCCGATGACGCAGAAAGAAGCAGGAGAAGCGTTTGACGTAACAGCTTCAAGCGTGTCTTCAGCAGCACGTAAGGTTGAAGAGTGGTTTGTTGGTGAGTTGGAGGAATTAAAGAAACAATCATAA
- a CDS encoding gamma-glutamyltransferase family protein, translating to MTTDYLYHPFASQRNTVFAKRGMVATSQPLAAQAGLEILQQGGNAIDAAIATAAALTVVEPTSNGIGGDAFALVWTKNKLHGLNASGPAPQSISIEEMKKRGYEKMPVFGVEPVTVPGVPAAWAELSEKHGKLPFEKLMAPAIRLAEEGYPVSPILGKYWKSAAEKFKEIFKEDVYKPWFDTFTPEGRAPEIGEMWSSKGHAETLKEIADTKAESFYSGELADKIDAYMKEHGGYLSKEDLAAFKPEWVEPVSVNYRGYDVWEIPPNGQGMIALMALNIAQGFEFDEFQSADTYHKQIEAMKLAFTDGKAFITEPEDMPISTEELLSKEYADKRREVISEKAMDPEPMELPKGGTVYLAAADDEGNMISYIQSNYMGFGSGVVVPGTGIGLQNRGHDFSLDAEHPNALKPGKRTYHTIIPGFLTKDGEAVGPFGVMGGYMQPQGHFQVAVNTIDFHLNPQAALDAPRWQWMNGKTVHVEPHFPNHLAQALVRKGHTIQVTTDGGSFGRGQIIWRDPETGVLKGGTESRTDGQIAAW from the coding sequence ATGACAACTGATTACTTATATCATCCATTTGCATCCCAGCGGAACACTGTATTTGCGAAGCGCGGGATGGTGGCGACGAGTCAGCCGCTTGCTGCGCAGGCAGGTCTTGAGATCTTGCAGCAGGGAGGCAATGCGATTGATGCGGCGATTGCGACCGCTGCAGCACTGACTGTTGTGGAGCCGACTTCTAACGGGATTGGCGGCGATGCGTTTGCGCTTGTGTGGACGAAAAACAAACTCCACGGTCTGAATGCAAGCGGTCCTGCACCGCAGTCTATTTCAATAGAAGAAATGAAGAAGCGCGGTTATGAGAAGATGCCTGTTTTTGGCGTGGAGCCGGTGACTGTGCCAGGTGTACCGGCTGCTTGGGCTGAGCTTTCTGAAAAGCACGGAAAGCTGCCTTTTGAAAAGCTCATGGCACCTGCGATCCGTTTAGCTGAAGAGGGGTATCCGGTGTCACCTATTCTCGGGAAGTACTGGAAGTCTGCTGCCGAGAAATTCAAGGAAATCTTCAAGGAAGATGTTTATAAACCATGGTTCGATACATTTACACCTGAGGGACGGGCGCCTGAAATTGGTGAGATGTGGTCTTCAAAGGGGCATGCTGAGACGTTAAAAGAAATTGCAGACACGAAAGCGGAGAGCTTTTACAGCGGGGAATTAGCTGATAAAATTGATGCTTATATGAAGGAGCACGGAGGATATTTATCAAAAGAGGACCTTGCAGCATTCAAGCCTGAGTGGGTTGAGCCTGTGTCAGTGAATTACCGCGGCTATGATGTGTGGGAAATCCCGCCGAACGGCCAGGGGATGATTGCCCTGATGGCGCTGAATATTGCACAGGGCTTTGAGTTTGATGAATTCCAGAGTGCGGATACATATCACAAGCAGATTGAAGCGATGAAGCTTGCGTTTACAGATGGAAAAGCGTTTATCACTGAGCCTGAGGATATGCCGATTTCAACAGAAGAGCTTTTATCAAAAGAATATGCGGACAAACGCCGTGAAGTAATCAGTGAAAAGGCGATGGATCCCGAGCCGATGGAGCTCCCAAAAGGCGGTACGGTTTATCTTGCAGCAGCAGATGATGAAGGAAATATGATTTCATATATTCAGAGTAACTATATGGGGTTCGGTTCAGGCGTAGTCGTGCCGGGAACCGGGATTGGGCTTCAGAACAGAGGGCATGATTTCAGTCTTGATGCTGAACATCCGAATGCACTGAAGCCGGGTAAACGGACGTATCATACGATTATTCCGGGATTCCTTACAAAAGACGGGGAAGCAGTCGGTCCGTTTGGCGTGATGGGTGGCTACATGCAGCCGCAGGGTCATTTTCAGGTCGCAGTGAATACAATTGATTTCCATTTGAATCCGCAGGCAGCGCTTGATGCGCCGAGATGGCAGTGGATGAATGGGAAAACAGTTCATGTGGAGCCGCATTTCCCGAACCATTTAGCGCAGGCGCTTGTGCGAAAAGGGCATACGATTCAGGTAACAACAGACGGTGGATCCTTCGGACGCGGACAGATCATCTGGCGCGATCCAGAGACTGGCGT